From a region of the Solanum stenotomum isolate F172 chromosome 2, ASM1918654v1, whole genome shotgun sequence genome:
- the LOC125855675 gene encoding uncharacterized protein LOC125855675 yields the protein MVKHLLFVKMHSLHKVITFQFPLFCFFLLLSPLYSNAAVAPLPKPNNNNNALVEKACTYIPDKPFCLNYLKSNPKVISKSNPLEFALAIIQSGADDAKNIHAYLSKPKGKQSPQAIQAYKDCKTNWENLASGLERSVKFIKEEQGYGYDTTDYDLKVNLDKANWCGNALESARIQDPVIAQGVKKVSLAVMGADAILVGVKPPKKLD from the coding sequence ATGGTTAAGCATCTTCTTTTTGTGAAAATGCATTCTTTGCACAAAGTAATCACATTTCAATTTCCCCTGTTCTGTTTTTTCCTCTTGCTATCTCCTCTGTATTCAAATGCTGCTGTTGCTCCACTTCCAAAAcccaataacaacaataatgcaCTTGTCGAAAAGGCTTGTACATATATACCTGACAAACCCTTCTGCTTAAACTACCTCAAAAGTAATCCAAAGgttatatcaaaatcaaatccGTTAGAGTTTGCACTTGCAATTATTCAGTCAGGAGCTGACGATGCCAAAAATATACACGCCTATTTGTCCAAACCCAAAGGAAAACAGAGCCCACAAGCAATTCAGGCATATAAAGATTGCAAAACAAATTGGGAAAATCTGGCTAGTGGGTTGGAAAGGAGTGTGAAGTTTATTAAAGAAGAACAAGGGTATGGTTATGACACAACAGATTATGATCTTAAAGTGAATCTTGACAAAGCTAATTGGTGCGGAAATGCGTTAGAATCTGCAAGGATTCAAGATCCTGTTATCGCACAAGGGGTGAAAAAAGTATCACTCGCTGTAATGGGAGCAGATGCTATTCTGGTTGGAGTTAAGCCTCCCAAAAAACTGGATTag
- the LOC125854466 gene encoding trimethyltridecatetraene synthase-like codes for MAKEILKTHDTIFASRPPLAAGKYISYNYSDMTWASYGAHWRQTRKICLTELLNPRTLNSLEYIRVEERQTLISRLFALSGKPILLKDHLTLFTLRTINRLVMSETYCSDQSNSDASIVTYERLQWMFDEWFVLSGVINLGDWIPWLSWFDLQGYVKRMKALGKNMTEFYKYVLEDHKAKRQTEEHYIPKDMVDAMLHLADDPNLEIKLTTDSMMGLIHDMVGGGTDTTATTIEWAFQELLRRPNIIDKAHHELDRAIGKERWVEEEDFSQLPYIDAIIKETFRLHPLCALLPPHYSIEDCNVAGYDVPKGTTVFVNAWSLGRNPKYWDRAEEFIPERFIENNIDIKGQNFALLPFSSGRRRCPGYSLGMKVVRTTMANLLHGFNWKLTGDTKPEDISMEEIYGLTVHPKKPVSLIMEPRLLLHLY; via the exons ATGGCTAAAGAGATATTGAAAACACATGATACTATCTTTGCTTCTCGCCCTCCATTAGCTGCCGGTAAGTACATAAGCTATAACTATTCAGACATGACATGGGCATCTTACGGTGCACACTGGCgtcaaacaagaaaaatatgtCTAACCGAACTACTTAATCCTAGAACACTTAATTCATTGGAGTATATTCGTGTTGAGGAAAGACAAACTTTGATTTCTCGTCTTTTTGCTCTCTCAGGAAAACCAATTTTGCTTAAAGATCATTTAACTCTATTTACTCTTCGCACTATAAATAGGTTGGTTATGAGTGAAACATATTGTAGTGATCAGTCAAACTCAGATGCTTCAATAGTAACTTATGAAAGATTGCAATGGATGTTTGATGAGTGGTTTGTTCTTAGTGGGGTTATTAATCTTGGGGATTGGATACCTTGGCTTAGTTGGTTCGACTTGCAAGGATACGTAAAACGAATGAAGGCATTAGGAAAGAATATGACAGAATTTTATAAATATGTACTTGAAGATCACAAGGCAAAGAGGCAAACAGAGGAGCATTATATTCCAAAGGATATGGTTGATGCTATGTTACACCTTGCTGATGACCCTAATCTTGAAATTAAGCTTACTACAGATAGTATGATGGGATTAATACAT GATATGGTAGGTGGTGGAACAGATACTACAGCAACAACGATAGAGTGGGCATTTCAAGAACTTCTGAGGAGACCAAACATCATCGACAAGGCACACCACGAACTTGACAGAGCCATTGGAAAAGAACGATGGGTAGAAGAAGAGGACTTCTCTCAGCTACCTTATATAGATGCCATAATTAAAGAGACATTTAGACTTCACCCTTTATGTGCATTGCTTCCTCCCCATTACTCTATTGAGGATTGTAATGTTGCGGGTTATGACGTACCAAAAGGGACAACTGTTTTTGTAAACGCGTGGTCTTTAGGAAGAAATCCGAAGTATTGGGATAGGGCAGAAGAGTTCATTCCAGAAAGATTCATAGAAAATAACATAGATATAAAAGGGCAAAATTTCGCGTTGTTGCCATTTAGTTCTGGAAGGAGAAGGTGCCCGGGGTATAGCCTTGGTATGAAGGTTGTTCGAACAACAATGGCTAATTTGTTGCATGGATTCAATTGGAAATTAACAGGAGATACAAAGCCAGAAGATATAAGCATGGAGGAGATTTATGGATTGACTGTACACCCAAAAAAGCCGGTATCTTTGATCATGGAACCAAGACTTCTCCTCCATCTTTATTAG